A region from the Mesorhizobium sp. J8 genome encodes:
- a CDS encoding DUF1761 domain-containing protein, producing MDFSVVNWLAVILAAVVAWLFGAAWYMSLSKLWLKAAKLDPATMQRSVVPFVVSFIAELIMALVLTLVVGAITGGEPNPVAGLLFGFVLWLGFIATTLAVNHRYEGFGWALTLIDAGHWLGVMLIIGAVIGWFGAPAAPAG from the coding sequence ATGGATTTTTCGGTCGTGAACTGGCTGGCGGTGATCCTCGCCGCCGTCGTCGCATGGTTGTTCGGCGCCGCCTGGTATATGAGCCTGAGCAAGCTCTGGCTGAAGGCGGCCAAGCTCGACCCGGCCACCATGCAGCGCTCGGTCGTTCCCTTCGTCGTCAGTTTCATCGCCGAGCTCATCATGGCGCTCGTCCTGACGCTGGTGGTGGGGGCGATCACCGGCGGCGAGCCGAACCCGGTCGCGGGATTGCTGTTCGGCTTCGTGCTTTGGCTGGGCTTCATCGCCACCACGCTTGCCGTCAACCACCGCTATGAAGGTTTCGGCTGGGCGCTCACCCTGATCGATGCCGGCCACTGGCTGGGGGTGATGCTGATCATCGGTGCCGTCATCGGCTGGTTCGGTGCGCCGGCGGCACCGGCGGGTTGA
- the gcvA gene encoding transcriptional regulator GcvA, with protein sequence MSKLLPGTRALRTFEAAARHLNFTRAADELGLTPAAVSHQIKEIEDQLDLVLFTRTSRTIRLTEAGNVLLEASVDALDLLNRAVSRARKMTRGTALLKVTLDAQFATKWLMRRVDDFRQQKPGVELRFDITYDVRDFERDDVDIGIRFGTGKYPGIIAHRLFENIIIPVCSPALLASGPPLKEPRDLFNHTLAHIEWSRQGVTWPNWSMWMHAAGVDDFDDSRTLVFGSSTDAIQAALDGNAVALADFAMVANDLSQGRLVRPFELGIRVAPEFAYFLVYPEAAKDDARIIAFREWLLDEVAKTPT encoded by the coding sequence ATGTCCAAGCTGCTGCCGGGAACGCGGGCGCTGAGGACGTTCGAGGCGGCCGCCAGGCATCTCAACTTCACCCGCGCGGCCGACGAGCTCGGCCTGACGCCGGCGGCGGTCAGCCACCAGATCAAGGAAATCGAGGATCAGCTCGACCTGGTGCTGTTCACGCGTACCAGCCGCACCATCCGGCTGACGGAGGCTGGCAATGTGCTGCTGGAAGCCTCGGTCGATGCGCTCGACCTGCTGAATCGCGCCGTCAGCCGCGCCCGCAAGATGACGCGCGGCACGGCGCTGCTGAAGGTGACGCTCGACGCCCAGTTCGCGACGAAATGGCTGATGCGGCGCGTCGACGACTTCCGCCAGCAGAAGCCAGGCGTCGAATTGCGCTTCGACATCACCTACGACGTCAGGGATTTCGAGCGCGACGATGTCGATATCGGTATCCGCTTCGGCACCGGCAAATATCCGGGGATCATCGCGCATCGTCTGTTCGAGAACATCATCATCCCGGTGTGCAGCCCGGCGCTGCTGGCGTCAGGTCCGCCGCTGAAGGAGCCGCGTGACCTCTTCAACCACACGCTCGCGCATATCGAATGGTCGCGGCAGGGCGTGACCTGGCCGAACTGGAGCATGTGGATGCATGCGGCCGGCGTCGACGATTTCGACGACAGTCGCACGCTGGTGTTCGGATCCTCGACCGACGCCATCCAGGCGGCGCTCGACGGCAACGCGGTGGCGCTTGCCGACTTTGCCATGGTGGCCAACGATCTTTCGCAGGGGCGCCTGGTGCGGCCCTTCGAGCTCGGCATCAGGGTCGCGCCGGAATTCGCCTATTTCCTGGTCTATCCCGAGGCGGCGAAGGACGACGCGCGGATCATCGCCTTCCGCGAATGGCTTCTGGACGAGGTGGCGAAAACGCCGACATAG
- a CDS encoding L,D-transpeptidase family protein has translation MPKGLRVLVVRARPGNPAQGFLQAGKTVFPCALGRSGITANKHEGDGATPLASMRILSGYFRGDHFPGGRRTRLPMTPIGPDLGWCEVPDDRNYNRPVKIPYGASHERMKRDDRLYDVCLVLDWNIAPRRRGRGSAIFFHLARPGFTPTQGCVAVTARTMARLLPLLSDRTVVKVVR, from the coding sequence TTGCCGAAAGGCTTGCGCGTTTTGGTGGTGCGAGCGCGCCCCGGCAACCCCGCGCAAGGCTTCCTGCAAGCCGGCAAAACGGTGTTCCCCTGCGCGCTGGGGCGCAGCGGCATCACCGCCAACAAGCATGAAGGGGACGGCGCGACGCCACTGGCGTCGATGCGCATCCTGTCGGGCTATTTCCGGGGCGATCATTTTCCGGGCGGACGCCGGACAAGGCTGCCGATGACGCCGATCGGTCCGGATCTCGGCTGGTGCGAGGTGCCGGACGACCGCAACTACAACCGTCCGGTCAAGATCCCCTATGGCGCGAGCCATGAACGGATGAAGCGCGACGACCGGCTCTACGATGTCTGCCTGGTGCTCGACTGGAACATCGCGCCGCGTCGGCGCGGGCGCGGCAGCGCGATCTTCTTCCATCTGGCGCGGCCGGGCTTCACGCCGACGCAAGGCTGCGTGGCGGTGACGGCGCGGACCATGGCGAGACTGCTTCCGTTGCTGTCGGACAGGACGGTGGTGAAGGTGGTGAGGTAG
- a CDS encoding response regulator transcription factor gives MTSRTILIVDDDDDLRATLVEQLALYEEFDVQQESTAAKGVAAARGGVVDLLIMDVGLPDMDGREAVKILRKGGYKAPIIMLTGHDTDSDTILGLEAGANDYVTKPFRFAVLLARIRAQLRQHEQSEDATFSVGPYTFKPSQKLLIDPRGAKVRLTEKEASIIKYLYRADQKVVTRDVLLEEVWGYNSGVTTHTLETHVYRLRQKIERDPSNAEILVTESGGYKLVP, from the coding sequence ATGACATCACGCACCATTCTCATCGTCGATGACGACGACGACCTGCGCGCCACTCTGGTCGAGCAGCTGGCGCTTTACGAAGAATTCGACGTCCAGCAGGAATCGACCGCCGCAAAAGGCGTTGCCGCGGCGCGCGGCGGCGTCGTCGACCTGCTCATCATGGATGTCGGCCTGCCGGATATGGACGGCCGCGAGGCGGTGAAGATCCTGCGCAAGGGCGGCTACAAGGCGCCGATCATCATGCTGACGGGCCACGACACCGATTCGGACACGATTCTGGGTCTCGAGGCCGGCGCCAACGATTATGTGACCAAGCCTTTCCGCTTCGCCGTGCTGCTCGCGCGCATCCGCGCCCAGCTTCGTCAGCATGAGCAGAGCGAGGACGCGACCTTCTCGGTCGGCCCTTACACGTTCAAGCCTAGCCAGAAGCTCTTGATCGATCCGCGCGGCGCCAAGGTGCGGCTGACCGAGAAGGAAGCCTCGATCATCAAATATCTCTACCGCGCCGACCAGAAGGTGGTCACCCGCGACGTGCTGTTGGAAGAGGTCTGGGGCTACAATTCCGGCGTCACCACGCACACGCTGGAGACCCATGTCTATCGGTTGCGCCAGAAGATCGAGCGCGATCCTTCCAATGCCGAAATTCTTGTGACAGAAAGCGGCGGCTACAAGCTGGTTCCTTAA
- a CDS encoding Crp/Fnr family transcriptional regulator, which yields MALDDDILILSGVKLFQGFTQEQLRLLAFGAETTVLQADHKLYREDDVADSAYIVVSGLITLYRELGGERVPIGTAGPGTMLSELALIADTNRLTSASAAVDSEVIRLSRKMFHRILEEYPEIAVLLHERILEEFQQMIARIEELAPRFTG from the coding sequence ATGGCGCTGGATGACGACATCCTCATCCTGTCCGGTGTGAAGCTTTTCCAGGGCTTCACGCAGGAGCAATTGCGCCTGCTCGCCTTCGGCGCCGAGACCACCGTGCTGCAGGCCGACCATAAGCTCTATCGCGAGGACGACGTCGCCGACTCTGCCTACATCGTGGTCAGCGGCTTGATCACGCTCTATCGGGAGCTAGGCGGCGAACGCGTCCCGATCGGCACTGCGGGTCCCGGCACCATGCTGAGCGAACTCGCGCTGATCGCCGACACCAACCGGCTGACCAGCGCCTCCGCCGCAGTCGATTCGGAAGTGATCCGACTGAGCCGCAAGATGTTCCACCGGATCCTGGAAGAATATCCGGAGATCGCGGTTCTGTTGCATGAGCGCATCCTGGAGGAGTTCCAGCAGATGATCGCCCGCATCGAGGAATTGGCGCCGCGCTTTACGGGGTAG
- the xth gene encoding exodeoxyribonuclease III translates to MPFTIATWNINSVRLRMPIVERLLKEHAPDMLCLQETKVPDELFPEKAFRKAGYEHILFHGQKGYHGVATVARRPIELVEKRRFCEIDDSRHLSVRIQAGGKSVLVHNFYVPAGGDEPDPEINRKFRHKLDFVYEMNSVPASGDESSASILVGDLNIAPQEHDVWSHKQLLNVVSHTPVETTNFEAMREAGGWVDLMRLNVPAEQKLYTWWSYRAKDWEASNRGRRLDHVWSSANLVPVFKGYEILRAARGWEKPSDHVPVIARFDLD, encoded by the coding sequence ATGCCCTTCACCATCGCCACCTGGAACATCAACTCCGTGCGCCTGCGCATGCCGATCGTCGAGCGGCTGCTGAAGGAGCACGCGCCCGATATGCTCTGCCTGCAGGAAACCAAGGTGCCGGACGAGCTCTTCCCGGAAAAGGCGTTCCGCAAGGCAGGCTATGAGCACATTCTGTTTCATGGCCAGAAGGGCTATCACGGCGTCGCCACGGTCGCCCGCCGGCCGATCGAACTGGTCGAGAAGCGGCGGTTCTGCGAAATCGACGACAGCCGGCATCTGTCGGTCAGGATACAGGCGGGCGGCAAATCGGTGCTGGTGCATAACTTCTATGTGCCGGCCGGCGGCGATGAGCCGGATCCGGAGATCAACCGCAAATTCCGCCACAAGCTTGATTTCGTCTACGAGATGAACTCCGTGCCGGCGAGCGGAGACGAATCCTCAGCGTCGATCCTCGTCGGCGACCTGAACATCGCGCCGCAGGAGCACGACGTCTGGTCGCACAAGCAGTTGCTCAACGTCGTCAGCCACACGCCTGTCGAGACGACAAATTTCGAGGCGATGCGCGAGGCCGGCGGCTGGGTCGACCTGATGCGGCTCAACGTGCCGGCAGAGCAGAAGCTCTACACTTGGTGGAGCTATCGCGCGAAGGACTGGGAGGCGTCGAATCGCGGCCGCCGCCTCGACCATGTCTGGTCCTCGGCCAACCTGGTGCCGGTTTTCAAAGGCTACGAGATCCTGCGGGCGGCGCGCGGCTGGGAGAAGCCGTCCGACCATGTGCCGGTGATCGCGCGGTTCGATCTGGATTGA
- a CDS encoding outer-membrane lipoprotein carrier protein LolA, translating to MKTQTEFALTRRQLLGLGLMLGGAAALNLVPGYQLVAAAQAAVPPAAQKIADHFSSVKSMSGEFVQFGPKGEQTGGKFFLERPGKIRFNYDGSSNFRVISDGKSVVILNKKLNTSDLYPLSKTPLKLLLDDRIDLSGGRVKAVKEEDDLTTIKLSDKSVFGNAMITMMFDPKTYDLRQWTITDAQGKDTTVMIFNTKEGVSFPPDTFAIDYTANRELNSRTRSGG from the coding sequence ATGAAGACCCAGACCGAATTCGCCCTCACCCGCCGCCAGCTTCTCGGCCTCGGCCTGATGCTTGGCGGAGCCGCCGCTCTCAACCTCGTGCCGGGCTACCAGCTCGTGGCCGCCGCGCAGGCCGCGGTGCCGCCGGCGGCGCAGAAGATCGCCGACCATTTCTCCTCGGTGAAGTCGATGAGCGGCGAGTTCGTCCAGTTCGGGCCGAAAGGCGAGCAGACCGGCGGCAAGTTCTTCCTGGAGCGTCCGGGCAAGATCCGCTTCAATTATGACGGCTCCTCGAACTTCCGCGTCATCTCCGACGGCAAGTCGGTGGTGATCCTCAACAAGAAGCTCAACACCTCCGACCTCTACCCGCTGTCGAAGACGCCGCTGAAGCTGCTGCTCGACGACCGGATCGACCTCTCGGGCGGCCGCGTCAAGGCGGTCAAGGAAGAGGATGACCTCACCACGATCAAGCTTTCCGACAAGTCGGTCTTCGGCAATGCGATGATCACAATGATGTTCGACCCGAAGACCTACGATCTGCGGCAGTGGACGATCACCGATGCGCAAGGCAAGGACACCACGGTGATGATCTTCAACACCAAGGAAGGCGTCAGCTTCCCGCCCGACACGTTCGCAATCGACTATACGGCGAACCGCGAGCTGAATTCCAGGACGCGATCTGGCGGATAA